The DNA region ATCAAACATCATTTTATCTGCATGTGGTTCCGCATATTTTTTAAATAGGTCACGGACTTCATCCTCATTACCTGGAACAGCACGGGCATCAGTCAACTCTTTTAAAAATAGTTCTTCTTTTTTATCCATACTTTTCACCTCATCCTCATATTTGATAACGGTTTCATTATAACACTTTTTAATTAACATCGACAGACTTTAATAAAATTCCAATAAAAAAACACCCAACAATTTGAGTGTTTTAAGGTCGATAATTTTTCCATTCGTCTGAATAAAATTTATCATTTAATTGATAGTCTAGGTTAGGATTTTTTGGTCCTTCTAAGAATGGTTTGATAGCTTTATCTAATTCCATCCAACCTCGCCAACCAATATGAAGTGGATCTTGCATCAAGTAATCACCCGACAACTGGTTCATATCTAAAATATTATTGAATCCTTGGCTAGTTAATTGCTCTGTTAGCTTAGCGTTTAAATCGTCAATACTTTTCTTCGGCAAGCCAGTATGTTTAAGCCACTCTGGATGCATTGTTGGCAAGATAAAGTACGCATCTAACTTACGTTCTGCAATTTCAGATAGAAGCAGTTCGAAATCTGCAAAACCTTTTGAAATACCGTGATAACGATCTTTATACTTACCACTCATTTGATTGAATTTATGTGGTTTATTTTTAATATTCATTTTATAAAATGGATTGTAATAACCTACTTTATTATTAGAACTGTATTTTTTCCCAATTTTTTCTGATAACTTAAACAGGGTTTCTTCATCATAAGTGTCAGGCAAACTATTCAAATTTTCTGCAATACCATTATTGTAAATATACATCTTAGATTTTTTGTGTTTTGGATTGTCATCCACTTTCACACCAAAGCGAGTCTCAATATTTTTATCAAAGTAATACTTCATTTTAGAGACTAGTCTATGGAAATCATTTGGTTTTTCACCATTTGAAACTTTCTTCAGCGCCTGATTAAAAACGGGACTAATAATAGATCCTGGCATTTGTAGTAAGTTATCTGCAAAAATTTTATCTTCTTCTGTTACCTTTTCAAGACTAGATAACCATTTCATCGTTTGCAATTCAGAGTATGAATTGACAAAATTATCATTTTGATAATCATTATCTTCAAAGCTAGATAATGCAACAATAGCTACAATTTTTCCTGATGCTGGAGCATTATTTAACGAATTAAGCATCGTGTATTGATTAAGCAAAGAGGAACCTGACTGCCCCAATAAATAAGGTCGATAGTTTCGACTATATTTCTCAGCTAATACATTCGGATGGAACATGTCAAAACGACTCAGTTCAGATGCGCCAATGAACGGAATGTATTTCGGATCAGATAGCGCTTGATTAACAACTAGTTCCCCAGTATATACTTTTTTATCTAAAGCAGTAGCTGACTGACATATCATCTCCTTGCTTACGACAGGAGCTTTGGTTGGTATACAAAGACTTGCAATTACAACCAAGCCCGCCAAAACGATTGGCCCAACACTTAAAATAATTTTTTTATTGAAATCCATGTAACATCTCCATTACTTTTTACTAAAGCTAATTTGAGCTTGGATCAAACATTTGCCATTCTTTCGAGAAGAAATAATCATCAATCTTTACTTCTGGTGCCTTATAATCGCGGGCCATAAACTCTTTGATGATTTGATCCAGTTCAACCCACCCTTGTCGTCCTACATGGGCACCATCAACATAACCAAAAGGATATGTATTTTTCGTTATGTGATAATTATTAAAACCTTGTTTTTTTAGTTGATACTCTAATTTTTTTATTACATTAGTTTGTTCGTCGGATGTAATACCGGTGTAGTCGTTCCATTTTTTTTGATTTTGATCAATTATTATTAACGGATCCATATTTAATCTTGCAACTTCAGATAACAACAGCTCATAATCCGAATATTCTTGAGACTTAGTATACTGATAATTTGCTCTAGAATTTTTGTAAGTTGGAAGTTTTTTACCTATGTCTCTTTTAAATTTATCATCAAAAAAACCAAACGGATTATTGCTACCCTCTTCTTCACCAATTTCGTATGCTAAATTCATCAATGCATCATAATCATCTTGAGCAGGTAATTTTTTCATTTTGAATTTTCTAGCATACTCAAAATTATTCATACCTTTTACAGTATCTGATTCATCAAGATTCATGCTATTAAACCTATTCTCTTCAACTAAACTATATAAAGAATCTTGTGATAGCAAAACATTTTTATGTAGTTTTGAAACCAGTTTATCTTTTGAACTAATTTTTTTATTATAAGCAATATTTTCCAATATCAATTTAATCGTAGAGTCTTGCATAACTAAATCATATGATAATAATCTCTTCGCAATATAAACATCTCGATCTGAAACGCTAACTAAGCTATCTAACCAAGAATATATTTGCAGTGGTGAATGATACCTACCGTAGTATTTATTAGAAATACCACCTACATTTCCAAAGGAATTTGGAGATATAATTAAAATGATTTTCTTATTTTTATGTTCGTTCTGTGTACTGTTTATCTCTAAAAAATGAGTTAAACTTCCTTGAGCATCTTTCCCTGCAATAAGCAAACGATAATCCCTATCATATTTTTCAGCTAAAACACTTGGATGAAATTCATCGAAAATTGCCATTTCCGATGAAGAATAAACAGGCACATACTTTTCATCTTGGAGTATGTTTTTTCTAATATTCACTCCAGTAACTTGCTTTGTATTTCGAGCCGTTGATTGAAATTCTTTTTCAGAATTACTAATACCAATGGTTATTCCACTTAAGAATACTAGGACAACTAGTAACAGACTGAAACAAATCGGTCCAAAAATTAAAACGATTTTTTTATTTCTACTCATTACTGAAACGCCACTACTTTATCAATGATAGTTTGCGGTGTTGCCCATTCTTCTTTATGAAATTCTGTCACTAACATTGGTTTACCAGTTTTCTCTTCAATATCTACTAAAAATTGAACAACTGCTAACGAATCCAGTAATCCTTCTTCGAATAAATCTAAGCTTAAATCTTCTCTCACTTCATCTGTTCCAGTCAAATCTTCTAAAATATCTAAAACGATTTCTTTAATTTCCATAATAAATTCCACCTTTATTTTTATTTAAATAATAATGTATCTAAAAATCCCGAAAATAATAATAATCCAAACGCCACTGCGTGGAAAGTCAATACCACTGCAAATGCGTGTGTATACTTATTCTTCGGTAATTTTTTACGATGTTTTCGTTTAAAACGGAGCCACCAGTCGGTCACACAAACTAATGTAGCATGATACAAACCATAGACTAAGTAAAACCACGTTAATCCATGCCATAATGCCATAATTAGGAATAAGACAAAGTACCCAACATTAGACGCTACCACTCGACTTTTAAAAACTTTTTTCTTTAGCAAGGTAAACATCAGTCTCATGTATATATAATCTCTAAACCATGATGAAAGCGATATATGCCAGCGATCCCAAAAATCTTTAATATTTTTAGCTAAAAATGGTTTGTTAAAGTTTTCAGGCGTATTATATCCCATAATATTACTTGTTCCAATTGCAAATAGACTGTAACCCGCAAAATCAAAAAACAAGTAGAATGTATAAATATACATATATCCAATCAATCCCCAGGAAATCCCGCCATCAGCAATCGCTGCATGAGACATTTTGGGTAACAAGATGGTGCCGAATAAATATGCCAATATAAATTTATAAACAAATCCCATAAAAATCTTATGAATCCCTGTTGAAAGCATATCAACATATTCATTTTTTTCAGGGGCATTGAGCAAATCGCTTTCAAAGCGACGATAACGATCAATCGGTCCTGATGAAATAGTTGGGAAAAATAGCATAAACTGTAAATAACGACCAATATGATATTCCGTGATAATACCATCTCGTATTTCCATTACCATTTGTACCGCTTTAAATGTCAAATAGGAAATTCCTAAAAAACCAATAAAAGAGGGGACCGACAATAGTGAAGGGTGATTATTAACCACTGGTTCAAACCATGTTCTGCTATTGATGAACGGAATGATTTTCACTAAAAATAATGGCAAAATGGCTAACGTAACTGCGCCATAAAAAATTCCCGTATTATTTCGTTTTTGTCTATATTTAAAATAAATGTAAACTAAAATTGTTTGCCAAAGGATATATGAACACAATGCAAATGCTGATCTAAGACTAGGTCCACCAAAACTAATAATCAAAAAATAAACGGTAAGAATGTTTTGGTACCACATCATTCTTTTTCCTCTTAGCAGTTGGACAACTAGAGGGATTAACGCCACTCCTAACAAAATAAAGTATGAGGGATTCTCGTAAGGCGAATAAGATGGGAAATAACTCAAAAATTGACGAATCATATCTAACACTAGTTATTCACCTCAGCAATCAACTTCTTACGATCAACCTTACCATTTGGCGTCAAAGGTAGTGCATCTACATATACGAATTTTTGTGGAATCATGTAATCCATCACATGATGTTTCATTTCTTCTTTAATCGCTTTTGATAGTTTAAAATCTTTCTCAAAATCATGAGGGTTAGCCACAACATACGCCACTAATTGCTGTACTTTATGCTCTTTATATTTTGGAACAACTGTACAAGTTTTAACATAGCTCACTTTGTTCAAATTATGCTCAACATCTTCTAACTCAATTCGATACCCGTGCAATTTAATTTG from Vagococcus coleopterorum includes:
- the dltD gene encoding D-alanyl-lipoteichoic acid biosynthesis protein DltD, with protein sequence MSRNKKIVLIFGPICFSLLLVVLVFLSGITIGISNSEKEFQSTARNTKQVTGVNIRKNILQDEKYVPVYSSSEMAIFDEFHPSVLAEKYDRDYRLLIAGKDAQGSLTHFLEINSTQNEHKNKKIILIISPNSFGNVGGISNKYYGRYHSPLQIYSWLDSLVSVSDRDVYIAKRLLSYDLVMQDSTIKLILENIAYNKKISSKDKLVSKLHKNVLLSQDSLYSLVEENRFNSMNLDESDTVKGMNNFEYARKFKMKKLPAQDDYDALMNLAYEIGEEEGSNNPFGFFDDKFKRDIGKKLPTYKNSRANYQYTKSQEYSDYELLLSEVARLNMDPLIIIDQNQKKWNDYTGITSDEQTNVIKKLEYQLKKQGFNNYHITKNTYPFGYVDGAHVGRQGWVELDQIIKEFMARDYKAPEVKIDDYFFSKEWQMFDPSSN
- the dltB gene encoding D-alanyl-lipoteichoic acid biosynthesis protein DltB, whose protein sequence is MIRQFLSYFPSYSPYENPSYFILLGVALIPLVVQLLRGKRMMWYQNILTVYFLIISFGGPSLRSAFALCSYILWQTILVYIYFKYRQKRNNTGIFYGAVTLAILPLFLVKIIPFINSRTWFEPVVNNHPSLLSVPSFIGFLGISYLTFKAVQMVMEIRDGIITEYHIGRYLQFMLFFPTISSGPIDRYRRFESDLLNAPEKNEYVDMLSTGIHKIFMGFVYKFILAYLFGTILLPKMSHAAIADGGISWGLIGYMYIYTFYLFFDFAGYSLFAIGTSNIMGYNTPENFNKPFLAKNIKDFWDRWHISLSSWFRDYIYMRLMFTLLKKKVFKSRVVASNVGYFVLFLIMALWHGLTWFYLVYGLYHATLVCVTDWWLRFKRKHRKKLPKNKYTHAFAVVLTFHAVAFGLLLFSGFLDTLLFK
- the dltC gene encoding D-alanine--poly(phosphoribitol) ligase subunit DltC; amino-acid sequence: MEIKEIVLDILEDLTGTDEVREDLSLDLFEEGLLDSLAVVQFLVDIEEKTGKPMLVTEFHKEEWATPQTIIDKVVAFQ
- the dltD gene encoding D-alanyl-lipoteichoic acid biosynthesis protein DltD gives rise to the protein MDFNKKIILSVGPIVLAGLVVIASLCIPTKAPVVSKEMICQSATALDKKVYTGELVVNQALSDPKYIPFIGASELSRFDMFHPNVLAEKYSRNYRPYLLGQSGSSLLNQYTMLNSLNNAPASGKIVAIVALSSFEDNDYQNDNFVNSYSELQTMKWLSSLEKVTEEDKIFADNLLQMPGSIISPVFNQALKKVSNGEKPNDFHRLVSKMKYYFDKNIETRFGVKVDDNPKHKKSKMYIYNNGIAENLNSLPDTYDEETLFKLSEKIGKKYSSNNKVGYYNPFYKMNIKNKPHKFNQMSGKYKDRYHGISKGFADFELLLSEIAERKLDAYFILPTMHPEWLKHTGLPKKSIDDLNAKLTEQLTSQGFNNILDMNQLSGDYLMQDPLHIGWRGWMELDKAIKPFLEGPKNPNLDYQLNDKFYSDEWKNYRP